The Bacteroidia bacterium genomic interval TCCTTTCTCCTATACTTTATGAATTTGGGAAAGAAATTGAAAGCAAAGTCATTTTATTTGGGGAAAGTCATCAAAGTCTGATCAAGAAAGAGAACGTTATTTTTCGCCCTCTCAAAAAAGGCGATGATGTATTTGGGAAGAAAGAAAGTGATAAGGGAGCATATGTTTTAGTATGGGAGGGCGAAGTTATTGCAGATGGAGGCTTTCTCACCCATTACAATCATCCCTTTGCAGATCTCTACATGGAAGTAGCCAAGGATTTTCGGGGAAAAGGATATGCCAGTTATATCTTGCAAGAAATTAAAAAGGCCTGCTATGAAGCGGGAAAAGTCCCTGCAGCCAGATGCAGCATTTCCAATCCAGCCTCAAAAGCCAGTCTGCTTAAAGCAGGTATGCAGGTGCTTGGCTATATGTTGAAGGGGAAGGTCAAATAAATGTTGGAGCAGCACAGATTTTCTCAGAACGAGTTATAAATCAAGAAACGATATAGAGGTTAAACCTAAACTCAACAAGACTCTGTCATCCCGGATATTTTCCTCACTCTGCTCGAAAAACTCCGAGATGACAGTTCTTATTTGATAATTGAATGCTTTGACAATGTTAATATTGTTCCCTAAATGGTACAATATATGAGCTGGCCCTAGCGGTGTATTATTATCAATCAATCTGATCTTCCATTGCTTTAATCAAAAAATCCACATCCTTTTTCGAAGTACAAATCGAAAGGGATATCCGCAAGGCATTAAGCCCATGTGTGCTCATGGGACGACAATCAATTTTATACTCATCGAAAAGGGCTCGCTTTACCTTCCAAACATCCTTGCCCACAACTTCAACTCCCTGGATGGGACCCGAAAGATCATCCGCAGCAGGGCTTTTCAATTTCAGCCCCTCAATTTTAGAGACTTTCTCCCGAAAATACCGCTTTAGCTCATAATGCCTGCCTACGATTTTCTCATGACCGATCTCATTTCGATAATCGACCGCCGCTCCGAGCCCTAAATATTCTGGCAAATTGCGGGTATTATAGTTTTCAAAACGGCGAATACTTTTGTCTTTGTATCCTCTGGCGACAATCATGGGAGTGAGTAATTTTTGCGCTTTTTCTGTCGCATAAAAAATCCCCATTCCTTTGGGTGAGAACAACCATTTATGTGCACTATTTGCATAAAAATCACATCCCAATTCATGCATATCAACATCTATCGCACAAGAAGATTGAGCCCCATCAACTGCTACTAAAATTCCTTTTTCATGCGCCATTTCGGAGATTTCCTTGATCGGCAGGATCATTCCATTGGTATTGGTAAGGTGAACGATGGAAATGACTTTAGTATGTTTCGTGATGGCTTTTCGAAAAACATCCAGCAATTCTTCTTTAGATTCTGGCAAGGTGGGAAGTTTGGGACGCACAAGTTTTACTCCCCTACTCTCCTGATGAAACCGCCAGGGAGCCATTGCACTCATATGCTCATGATCACACAGGATTACTTCGTCTCCTTTCTTAAGATCCAGACTGGAGGCAATGAGGTTCATGCCTTCGGTAGTATTATGGATCAAGGCAATTTCTTCTTCATCAGCTTTCATCAAGCCAGCTACTTTCGCCCGGACTTTTTCTTTCTCTTCCTGCCAACCTCCCCACATGTATTTGGAGGGAAAGCCATCCAGGGTAGCTCGGAATCCGTTGGTCGCCTCGACAATAAAGCGAGGACAGGGGCCTAAAGAACCCGTATTGAAATAGTTTAAGTCATCTTCAAAACTGAATTGGGCTCGAATTTCTTCCCAATAGGCTTCATCTTCTTTAGTAGAAAGGGAATTCCCCAGATCCTCCCAGCTTTCCAAAAGGCTATTCTGTCTGGCCTGAGTTAGTATCGGTAGTCCGGCTAATCCTAAAAGTCCTGCTCGGAGGAAATTGCGTCTGCTCTTAGTCTTCATAGATCGATGTTTGAAAGAAATATGAATCTACGGATTTTAGTGAGATGCTTAGGCTATTTTTGAAATTCTCTTGTTTTCAGCAGGTAATTTCACCAGATTTAGCCTACAAATACATTCATATGCAAGCACTTATCCAAACTCCTTGCCCCTCTCTCGAAGAAAGCCTTTCCTTTTATACCCGTCTGGGATTCAAGATTGTTTCTCCGGAAAATCCATGTGTCGTTTCTGATGGAAAAGCTTTTATTGAGATAAATCCGGATCGCTTTGCACGAGCCGGATTGAAATTGTACAAGGAAAGTTGGAAAAATGAAATCGCAAAACTCAAAAGAAGTATACCTGTCCTGGAGACAGAAAATGGAGCTTTATTTGCAGACCGAAGTGGCGTTTGGATTTACCTTATTGAAGGTAAAGCTGGTCTGGAATTGAAAGCAGAAGAAAACAGCAGTTCTCATCTTGGCAATTTTGCTGGTCTGAGTTTAGAAACCATTGATATAGCTGCTGCAGCTGAAGTCTATGAAATCCTGGGGTTTAACAAGACTATGGGAGGTCCCGAACAAGGATGGGCCGCCTATCAGCATGATAGCGGTATAGGGGTCAGTTTGATGAAACCCAATGCTTGTCCTCACCTCTTTTTCAATCCCTCTATGACTTATTTCAATGGAGGCAAAAATCTTCCAGTTATCGCCAAAATCAAAGAAGCAGGCATTCCGATAACAGAAGGTATCACGGTTTTCAATAAAGAAGGAATAGTTGACAATGTGATCATCCGTGATCCAGGCGGATATGGCTTTTTCATTTTTAATGATTAAGACTTTGAGAAGTCTTCCCTTTTTTCACCGAAAATGAAAACAAGCCACCGACCTGCATATGGAAGGACTTGTAGGCGCATTTCCATTGATGGTACATTCAGGAAATTGGGGCAGACCTTGAAGGCTTTAAAGGAAACCTAAGATAACAATAGAATCCCCTTTACATATTTACTGTTTTTGCTCTGGCGAAAAGGGAGTCTCTGACTGATCTTACCTACTTCATCATCCCATTCGCGATTGTATTTAAGCTCCAAAATGAAAGCAGGGTCTATACTGGCCTCATAGCTATTCCATCTCGAAGCATGGATGGGAAAGAATTCCAGTTGCCGATCCAGAGTAAGGCGAAATTTCTGATCAAAAGAAAGTAAATAGGAACGACTGTATCTATTAAAAAGACTGGGCTGTAAAGCGCCGAGTTCCGGAAAGGACTGTAAGATAGCTGGAAGCTTTTCGCCTAATTTCGCCAGATCAAAATCCTCCACATCAAAGGCATCCTTCCAGCCCAGTTCATTATGCTTATGCTTTATTTCCAGTTTTGCTCCCTTTATGATCTGCTGAGTATCGCCATACCACCTGATTCGATATTTCTTTCTTTCATTCCAACCCAGGACATTTTGATTCCAGGTATTCCTATCCGGGA includes:
- a CDS encoding VTC domain-containing protein, whose translation is MKKELRYERKFRIESMSLDAVKQIIDLHPASFSTLYPDRIVNNIYLDFPDRNTWNQNVLGWNERKKYRIRWYGDTQQIIKGAKLEIKHKHNELGWKDAFDVEDFDLAKLGEKLPAILQSFPELGALQPSLFNRYSRSYLLSFDQKFRLTLDRQLEFFPIHASRWNSYEASIDPAFILELKYNREWDDEVGKISQRLPFRQSKNSKYVKGILLLS
- a CDS encoding aminotransferase class V-fold PLP-dependent enzyme produces the protein MKTKSRRNFLRAGLLGLAGLPILTQARQNSLLESWEDLGNSLSTKEDEAYWEEIRAQFSFEDDLNYFNTGSLGPCPRFIVEATNGFRATLDGFPSKYMWGGWQEEKEKVRAKVAGLMKADEEEIALIHNTTEGMNLIASSLDLKKGDEVILCDHEHMSAMAPWRFHQESRGVKLVRPKLPTLPESKEELLDVFRKAITKHTKVISIVHLTNTNGMILPIKEISEMAHEKGILVAVDGAQSSCAIDVDMHELGCDFYANSAHKWLFSPKGMGIFYATEKAQKLLTPMIVARGYKDKSIRRFENYNTRNLPEYLGLGAAVDYRNEIGHEKIVGRHYELKRYFREKVSKIEGLKLKSPAADDLSGPIQGVEVVGKDVWKVKRALFDEYKIDCRPMSTHGLNALRISLSICTSKKDVDFLIKAMEDQID
- a CDS encoding N-acetyltransferase; amino-acid sequence: MKELDIDIRKVALSEILPLRELYLQECNFQIRYDACHIRNWTDSYLISLAGKKIGYASIKGLDELADRNAIFEFYLLPHLRNKSSLVFAAVLEKVQVPYLECQSNDLILSPILYEFGKEIESKVILFGESHQSLIKKENVIFRPLKKGDDVFGKKESDKGAYVLVWEGEVIADGGFLTHYNHPFADLYMEVAKDFRGKGYASYILQEIKKACYEAGKVPAARCSISNPASKASLLKAGMQVLGYMLKGKVK